One genomic segment of Ricinus communis isolate WT05 ecotype wild-type chromosome 5, ASM1957865v1, whole genome shotgun sequence includes these proteins:
- the LOC8278545 gene encoding LOW QUALITY PROTEIN: polyphenol oxidase, chloroplastic (The sequence of the model RefSeq protein was modified relative to this genomic sequence to represent the inferred CDS: substituted 1 base at 1 genomic stop codon), with the protein MSSFTTSITISTSSFCPFLSKTSQLSIPKNRNCNYVNPHLISCKATANDHDQNPTTRRDILIVLGGLYVAITLGDPLAFAKPVSAPDLTKCGKADLPSSAKPTNCCPPPSTKILDFKLPSSNSPLRIRPAAHVVDDAYLAKYSKAIELMKALPDDDPRSFMQQANVHCAYCDGAYHQVGLPDLDLQVHNSWLFFPFHRYFLYFHEKILGKLIDDPTFALPFWNWDSPAGMQLPAIYVDPKSPLYDQFRNKNHQPPTLVDLDYNGSENPTSKQELLSSNLTIMYRQMVSNGKTARLFHGSAYRAGDEADPGAGSIENIPHGPVHVWCGDNTQPNLEDMGNFYSAARDPIFFAHHSNVDRMWTIWKTLGGNKRTEFTDPDWLDAEFIFYDENANPVRVKVRDCIDTKKLGYIYQDVDIPXLKSRPKSRRLIKKVANKVFHHDGQAAHAAETLNLPPITAFPLVLDKVISTVAKRPKKSRSKKEKEEEEEVLLIDAIEFERNALVKFDVYVNDEHDSTSARPDNSEFAGSFVNIPHKHKHGKKMKTCLRLGLTDLLEDMGAEDDDTVVVTLVPRYGKGLVKIGGIMIDYIQD; encoded by the coding sequence ATGTCTTCTTTCACTACCTCAATCACCATTTCCACCTCCTCATTCTGCCCCTTCCTCTCCAAAACATCCCAACTTTCCATACCCAAAAACCGAAACTGTAACTATGTTAATCCTCATCTAATTTCATGCAAAGCAACAGCAAATGACCATGATCAAAACCCTACTACTAGAAGAGATATTCTAATTGTTCTTGGAGGCCTGTATGTTGCAATCACTCTTGGTGACCCCTTGGCATTTGCTAAGCCAGTGTCAGCCCCCGACCTGACCAAATGCGGCAAAGCAGACCTGCCGTCCAGTGCCAAACCCACAAATTGTTGTCCTCCGCCCTCTACCAAAATCTTAGACTTCAAGCTCCCTTCTTCTAACTCCCCATTGCGCATTAGACCCGCAGCTCATGTAGTTGATGATGCTTACTTGGCCAAATATTCTAAAGCTATTGAGCTCATGAAAGCTCTTCCTGATGATGATCCACGTAGCTTTATGCAACAAGCAAATGTTCATTGTGCTTATTGTGATGGTGCTTATCATCAAGTAGGGCTTCCAGATTTAGACCTTCAAGTTCACAATTCCTggcttttctttcctttccacagatattttctttactttcatGAAAAAATCTTGGGCAAACTGATTGATGATCCAACTTTTGCTTTGCCTTTCTGGAATTGGGATTCACCTGCTGGAATGCAATTGCCAGCTATTTATGTTGACCCTAAATCACCACTCTATGACCAGTTTCGTAACAAAAATCACCAGCCACCCACGCTGGTGGATCTTGATTATAATGGCAGCGAAAACCCAACGTCAAAGCAAGAACTACTGTCGAGCAATCTTACTATTATGTATAGACAAATGGTGTCTAATGGCAAGACGGCTAGGCTTTTTCATGGAAGTGCTTACCGTGCCGGTGATGAAGCTGATCCTGGAGCAGGTTCCATCGAGAATATCCCACATGGTCCAGTCCACGTCTGGTGTGGGGATAACACGCAGCCAAATCTTGAAGACATGGGCAATTTCTACTCAGCTGCTAGAGATCCAATCTTTTTCGCTCATCACTCGAATGTTGATCGGATGTGGACGATATGGAAAACGTTGGGAGGCAATAAGAGAACCGAGTTCACTGATCCTGATTGGCTTGATGCAGAATTTATATTCTATGATGAGAATGCTAATCCTGTTCGTGTTAAGGTTAGAGACTGTATTGATACTAAAAAACTAGGCTATATCTATCAAGATGTTGATATCCCTTAGCTCAAATCTAGGCCAAAATCACGAAGGTTAATCAAGAAAGTAGCAAATAAGGTCTTTCATCATGATGGTCAGGCAGCGCACGCAGCTGAAACGCTAAATTTGCCACCAATAACAGCATTCCCTTTAGTGTTGGATAAAGTGATAAGTACAGTGGCTAAAAGGCCAAAGAAATCAAGAagcaagaaagagaaagaagaggaagaggaggTGTTATTAATAGATGCGATagaatttgaaagaaatgcACTTGTGAAATTTGATGTTTATGTTAATGATGAACACGATTCAACTAGTGCTCGACCAGATAATTCTGAGTTTGCAGGAAGTTTTGTGAATATTCCTCATAAGCATAAACATGGGAAGAAAATGAAGACATGTTTGAGACTAGGGCTTACTGATTTGTTGGAGGATATGGGTGCTGAAGATGATGATACTGTTGTAGTAACTTTGGTTCCTAGGTACGGTAAAGGCCTTGTTAAAATTGGTGGCATTATGATTGACTATATTCAAGATTAA
- the LOC112534830 gene encoding uncharacterized protein LOC112534830 produces the protein MLGLGPLFGWRKASKCKKLVNLLRCRLKLLKSKRYVIVRQLREDIAQLLNNGQYERAFSLAEQLFRDQSLLDAYDLLGNYCEFIIIRFRYIRRYKDCPEDIIEAISTLIFATAWCGDLPELPVIRKLFGERFGNKFTKASAELHSGNFVNPEIRKKLYIESVPDDVKLKLIIQGAKEYVFMPGQLGCDSTSKVHLLQCGKINDRHLEGFIFKEEACVSYNKHSQSVLSFVSVPAKHIQAQCKKKPTVMPRKTSSPSSSLESCGSSKLSTASSEETEDPGRTKNVYLEEVKELEFSVLQDQYSEDKRIFLFNSCIHPLRTKQVSDCPESCREADKVANAASSSIIVHQDQRSEGSATSSCSHVHPKLPDYDELAVKFKALKEQHLQRKNRYKRQVLYFLGNDRFC, from the exons ATGCTTGGTCTTGGTCCTCTATTTGGGTGGAGAAAAGCTTCCAAGTG CAAGAAATTAGTTAATCTTCTTCGTTGTCGTCTTAAACTACTGAAGAGCAAGAGGTACGTAATTGTGAGGCAATTACGTGAGGACATTGCTCAGCTTCTTAATAATGGTCAATATGAACGAGCATTTTCCCTG GCTGAGCAACTGTTCAGGGACCAGAGCTTATTGGATGCATATGATTTGTTGGGCAATTACTGTGAATTTATCATCATCCGATTCCGTTATATACGCAGATACAA GGACTGTCCTGAAGATATTATTGAAGCAATTTCAACATTAATATTTGCTACTGCGTGGTGTGGGGATCTGCCTGAGCTACCAGTGATCAGAAAGCTATTTGGCGAGCGCTTCGGGAACAAATTCACAAAGGCCTCTGCTGAATTGCATTCTGGAAACTTTGTTAATCCTGAG ATAAGAAAGAAACTCTATATAGAGTCCGTTCCTGAtgatgtaaaattaaaattgatcaTTCAAGGAGCCAAGGAGTACGTTTTCATGCCAGGGCAGCTTGGATGCGACAGCACAAGCAAAGTACATCTCTTGCAG TGTGGAAAAATTAATGATCGTCACTTGGAAGGGTTCATTTTCAAAGAAGAGGCTTGTGTCAGCTACAACAAGCATAGCCAGAGTGTATTGTCTTTTGTCTCAGTACCTGCAAAACATATTCAAGCACAATGCAAGAAAAAACCAACAGTAATGCCTAGAAAAACATCCAGCCCAAGTAGTAGTTTAGAAAGTTGTGGCTCAAGCAAGCTTTCCACAGCCTCTTCTGAAGAAACGGAAGATCCTGGGAGAACGAAAAATGTCTATCTAGAAGAAGTAAAAGAGTTAGAGTTTAGTGTACTACAAGACCAGTACAGTGAGgacaaaagaatatttttgttCAATTCTTGCATCCATCCGTTAAGGACAAAACAAGTATCAGATTGTCCTGAATCTTGTAGAGAGGCAGACAAAGTTGCAAATGCAGCTAGTTCAAGTATCATAGTTCATCAAGATCAACGGTCAGAAGGAAGTGCAACATCATCTTGTAGCCATGTGCATCCAAAGCTCCCAGACTACGATGAATTGGCTGTGAAATTTAAGGCACTAAAGGAACAACATCTTCAAAGAAAAAACCGCTACAAACgacaagttctttattttctagGAAATGACAGATTTTGTTGA